A single genomic interval of Sporosarcina sp. ANT_H38 harbors:
- the cysS gene encoding cysteine--tRNA ligase, with product MTIQIYNTLTRKKEPFIPMEEGKVKMYVCGPTVYNYIHIGNARPVIAFDTVRRYLEYRGYDVTFVSNFTDVDDKIIKAANELGEEVGELTDRFIEAYFEDVSALGCSKADVHPRVTDHIEDIVDFVKVLIDKGFAYESHGDVYYRTQKFEGYGKLSQQSTDELKVGARIEEGVKKENPLDFALWKAAKVGEIAWESPWGLGRPGWHIECSVMAREHLGDTIDIHAGGQDLTFPHHENEIAQSEAMTGKQFARYWMHNGYINIDNEKMSKSLGNFVLVNDIRKQIDPKVLRFFILSVHYRHPVNFSQDLVVSAENGLARIRTAYNNLKHRLATSADLGDQKDIWNHKVDEIKNDFELAMDDDFNTANAIASVFELSKLANVYLLEKNTQPDVLEHFIHVFDGLLTVLGLPMDEEAGLLDEDVEALIEERLEARRNKDFKRSDEIRDELKAQGIILEDTAQGMRWKRG from the coding sequence ATGACAATTCAAATCTACAATACACTGACGCGCAAGAAAGAGCCTTTCATTCCAATGGAAGAGGGGAAAGTGAAGATGTATGTCTGCGGTCCGACTGTTTACAACTACATTCATATCGGAAATGCACGTCCGGTTATCGCTTTTGATACAGTGCGACGCTATCTCGAATATCGTGGATATGACGTAACATTCGTTTCGAACTTCACAGACGTTGACGACAAAATTATTAAAGCAGCTAATGAACTTGGGGAAGAAGTAGGTGAACTGACTGATCGCTTCATCGAAGCATACTTTGAAGACGTCTCAGCACTCGGTTGCAGTAAAGCGGACGTCCATCCACGCGTGACCGATCATATCGAAGACATAGTCGATTTCGTGAAAGTACTAATCGATAAAGGGTTCGCTTATGAATCGCATGGGGATGTCTACTACCGTACGCAGAAATTTGAAGGTTACGGAAAGCTGTCTCAACAATCGACGGATGAATTAAAAGTCGGCGCTCGTATTGAAGAAGGCGTCAAGAAAGAAAATCCACTTGACTTTGCCCTGTGGAAAGCAGCTAAGGTAGGAGAAATCGCATGGGAAAGTCCATGGGGATTGGGCCGTCCGGGGTGGCATATTGAATGTTCAGTTATGGCAAGAGAACATCTCGGTGATACAATTGATATACATGCGGGTGGTCAAGATTTAACATTCCCACACCATGAAAACGAAATTGCCCAATCAGAAGCAATGACAGGAAAGCAGTTCGCGCGCTATTGGATGCATAACGGTTATATTAATATCGATAACGAAAAAATGTCCAAATCACTTGGTAATTTTGTTCTAGTGAACGATATCAGGAAGCAGATTGATCCGAAAGTACTTCGCTTCTTCATTTTATCCGTTCATTACCGGCACCCAGTCAATTTCTCACAAGATCTTGTTGTGAGTGCAGAGAACGGACTTGCGCGGATTCGTACAGCATATAACAATTTGAAACACCGTCTCGCGACATCCGCAGATCTAGGAGATCAGAAAGATATCTGGAATCATAAAGTGGATGAAATTAAAAACGACTTTGAATTGGCAATGGATGATGACTTTAACACGGCTAACGCTATCGCGTCGGTATTCGAATTATCCAAGCTGGCAAACGTCTATTTACTAGAAAAAAACACACAACCTGATGTACTAGAGCACTTCATCCACGTATTTGACGGACTACTAACGGTTCTTGGATTACCAATGGACGAAGAAGCAGGGCTGTTGGATGAAGATGTCGAAGCGTTAATCGAAGAAAGACTCGAAGCGCGCCGTAACAAAGACTTCAAGCGTTCGGATGAAATTCGTGATGAATTGAAAGCACAAGGAATTATCCTAGAAGATACTGCACAAGGCATGCGGTGGAAAAGAGGATGA
- the cysE gene encoding serine O-acetyltransferase yields the protein MFRRMKEDVRCIFEQDPAARTIFEVVLTYSGLHALWSHRIAHALYKRKLLFMARLVSQISRFFTGIEIHPGAKIGRRFFIDHGMGVVIGETCEIGNDVTIYQGVTLGGTGKESGKRHPTLHDNVLIASGAKVLGSITIGEGSKVGAGSVVLKDVPPESTVVGIPGKVVISNGVRVKSKHDHRDMPDPVSDRCQNLEDEISELKNKLEQLEVSKVKEGDLS from the coding sequence TTGTTCCGAAGGATGAAAGAAGACGTTCGATGCATATTTGAACAGGACCCGGCAGCGCGTACTATTTTTGAAGTTGTTCTAACTTATTCAGGTTTACATGCACTATGGTCTCATCGAATTGCGCATGCTTTATATAAGCGGAAGTTGTTATTTATGGCACGGCTCGTTTCACAAATCAGCCGCTTTTTTACAGGTATTGAAATTCATCCTGGCGCAAAAATAGGACGTAGGTTTTTCATAGATCATGGAATGGGTGTTGTTATTGGAGAAACGTGTGAAATTGGCAACGACGTCACAATTTACCAAGGTGTGACCCTTGGCGGTACTGGTAAAGAAAGCGGTAAGCGCCATCCGACACTTCATGACAATGTACTTATTGCATCGGGTGCGAAAGTGCTGGGTTCCATAACAATTGGCGAGGGCAGTAAAGTGGGAGCAGGTTCAGTCGTACTGAAAGATGTCCCACCAGAGTCGACGGTTGTGGGCATTCCGGGGAAAGTCGTCATTTCGAACGGTGTGCGCGTGAAAAGTAAACATGATCACCGAGACATGCCGGATCCAGTTTCAGATAGATGCCAGAATCTTGAGGATGAAATTAGTGAATTGAAAAATAAACTAGAACAATTAGAGGTTTCCAAAGTAAAGGAAGGAGATTTATCATGA
- a CDS encoding Mini-ribonuclease 3 — protein sequence MSNVYNLRDIDVKQLKALALAYMGDAVYEREIREHLLRSGRVKPNVLHREATNYVSAKSQAAILKTMQASGFLTEEEEAVMRRGRNAKSGSVPKNTDVVTYNYSSGFEAVIGYLHLLGRTERVQEIIGESIRFIEMPKEEELK from the coding sequence ATGAGCAATGTGTATAACCTACGCGATATAGATGTAAAACAATTAAAAGCGTTGGCTCTTGCTTACATGGGTGATGCAGTGTATGAACGGGAGATCCGGGAGCATCTCCTTCGTTCAGGTCGTGTAAAACCGAATGTGCTGCACAGAGAAGCGACGAATTATGTCTCCGCGAAATCGCAGGCAGCTATACTTAAGACGATGCAGGCATCAGGATTTTTGACGGAAGAAGAAGAGGCGGTCATGAGACGTGGCCGCAATGCGAAATCTGGTTCTGTCCCTAAAAACACTGATGTCGTGACCTACAATTACAGCTCAGGATTTGAAGCGGTTATTGGTTATTTACACTTATTAGGAAGAACAGAGCGAGTACAAGAAATTATTGGTGAGTCAATCCGGTTCATCGAAATGCCAAAGGAGGAAGAATTAAAATGA
- the rlmB gene encoding 23S rRNA (guanosine(2251)-2'-O)-methyltransferase RlmB has protein sequence MNEHEHENDIESELIGGKNPIVEALRSGRELNKIWVAEGLNMKSIGEILSLAKKAGIIVQAVPKQKLDGLLDVNHQGIVASVAAYEYAELEDLFTVATERGEDPFFLILDELEDPHNLGSILRTADASGVHGVIIPKRRAVGLTGVVAKSSTGAIEHIPVVRVNNLSQTVEELKKRGVWIAGTDAAKSVDYRLMDATLPLAVIIGSEGKGMSRILKEKCDFLYHLPMVGHVTSLNASVAASLLMYEVLRKRQPHTSGR, from the coding sequence ATGAATGAGCACGAACACGAGAATGATATCGAATCTGAATTAATTGGCGGGAAAAATCCTATCGTAGAAGCACTGCGCTCAGGCAGAGAATTGAATAAGATATGGGTTGCTGAAGGACTGAATATGAAGAGCATCGGTGAAATTCTATCGTTGGCAAAAAAAGCGGGAATAATCGTGCAAGCAGTGCCGAAACAAAAACTGGATGGTTTGCTGGATGTAAATCATCAAGGAATTGTTGCTTCGGTAGCCGCTTACGAGTATGCGGAGCTTGAAGATCTCTTCACTGTGGCAACAGAACGGGGGGAAGATCCATTCTTCCTTATTCTTGATGAACTAGAAGATCCCCATAATCTAGGTTCAATTCTACGTACAGCTGATGCGTCGGGTGTTCACGGAGTAATTATACCGAAACGTCGTGCCGTCGGATTGACAGGTGTTGTGGCGAAGTCATCCACTGGTGCAATCGAACATATCCCAGTTGTGCGTGTTAATAATCTTTCACAAACAGTAGAGGAATTAAAAAAACGAGGTGTCTGGATAGCGGGTACAGACGCTGCTAAATCGGTAGATTACAGACTAATGGATGCGACACTTCCGCTTGCCGTCATTATTGGAAGCGAAGGGAAAGGAATGTCCCGTATTTTGAAAGAGAAATGCGATTTCCTCTATCACTTGCCAATGGTTGGGCATGTTACATCATTAAATGCGTCTGTTGCAGCTTCCTTACTCATGTATGAAGTGCTACGCAAAAGACAACCACATACCTCTGGTAGATGA
- a CDS encoding PIN/TRAM domain-containing protein has protein sequence MLKKVVQVSFLLIGGTLGVLFLPHLFNIFSFTSSPWINNPYVSATLGAVLLFVLSIFLTEPIINFIKWMEERLLKAPIFDLLFGTIGLVVGLSVAFLVSFGLENIQIPIITSVLPILLSIILGYLGFQVGFKKREEFINALQSTKNSGLKKKEVEDTSAQTKGKLYKILDTSVIIDGRIADISATGFLEGVLVVPQFVLTELQHIADSSDTLKRTKGRRGLDVLKRMQTDDGPNILITDEDFAGVPEVDMKLVHLAKKMGGLVVTNDFNLNKVADLHGVSVLNINDLANAVKPVVIPGEDMHVVIIKDGKEHNQGVAYLDDGTMIVVEDGRFHIGNAIDVVVTSVLQTSAGRMIFAKLKNGKISKAN, from the coding sequence ATGTTGAAAAAGGTGGTTCAAGTTTCATTTTTGCTTATCGGTGGAACACTGGGTGTATTATTTTTACCGCATTTATTTAATATATTTTCTTTTACTTCGAGCCCATGGATTAATAATCCGTACGTGTCCGCAACCTTAGGAGCAGTATTGCTCTTTGTGCTTAGCATTTTCTTGACAGAACCAATTATTAATTTTATAAAGTGGATGGAAGAGCGTTTACTGAAAGCACCGATTTTTGATTTGTTATTCGGCACAATAGGTCTCGTGGTCGGTTTGAGTGTTGCATTCCTAGTTAGTTTTGGTTTGGAAAATATTCAAATACCAATTATCACGTCCGTACTGCCGATTTTGTTATCGATTATTTTGGGCTATTTAGGTTTTCAGGTCGGATTTAAGAAACGGGAGGAATTCATCAACGCATTGCAATCTACAAAAAACAGTGGACTCAAAAAGAAAGAAGTTGAGGACACATCTGCCCAGACAAAAGGTAAGCTTTACAAGATATTGGACACAAGTGTTATTATAGACGGTCGGATTGCTGATATTTCAGCAACCGGTTTTCTTGAAGGAGTGCTTGTTGTACCGCAGTTTGTGTTGACAGAATTACAACATATTGCTGATTCCTCAGATACGTTAAAGCGGACGAAAGGTCGACGTGGATTGGATGTTCTGAAACGAATGCAAACTGATGATGGTCCGAATATCTTGATAACGGATGAAGATTTTGCCGGCGTTCCTGAAGTCGATATGAAGCTTGTCCATTTAGCGAAAAAGATGGGTGGACTCGTTGTGACAAATGATTTTAATTTGAACAAAGTAGCGGATTTACACGGCGTCTCTGTGCTTAACATCAATGACCTTGCGAATGCAGTGAAACCGGTTGTAATTCCTGGCGAGGATATGCATGTTGTTATCATTAAAGATGGCAAAGAACATAACCAAGGCGTAGCCTATTTGGATGATGGCACAATGATTGTGGTTGAAGATGGGAGATTCCACATCGGCAATGCTATCGACGTTGTCGTAACAAGTGTATTGCAGACATCGGCAGGACGAATGATTTTCGCGAAACTAAAAAACGGCAAGATTTCAAAAGCGAATTGA
- the radA gene encoding DNA repair protein RadA, producing MAKRKSKFMCKSCGYESAKWMGRCPGCGEWNTMEEEVEVAVQKGPRGAFQHTEGVRQKALPISSIEMIEEPRIGTDLEEFNRVLGGGIVPGSLILIGGDPGIGKSTLLLQVSSLLANKGQRVLYISGEESIRQTKLRAERLGVKSDELYIYAETDLGLIHETIADVKPTFVVVDSIQTVHHPEVASAPGSVSQVRECTAQLMRIAKTQNIAIFLVGHVTKDGQIAGPRLLEHMVDTVLYFEGERHHTYRILRSVKNRFGSTNEIAIFEMLQSGLKEVLNPSELFLRERSQGGAGSTVVASMEGTRPILVEIQALVTPSSFNYPKRMATGLDQNRVSLLMAVLEKRMGMLLQAQDAYIKVAGGVKLDEPAIDLAVLMSIVSSYRDLAAGLSDCFIGEVGLTGEVRRVSRIEQRVTEAAKLGFERAIIPASNIGGWEYPKGIRVIGVETVSDALKIAFSN from the coding sequence ATGGCAAAAAGAAAGTCGAAGTTTATGTGTAAGTCCTGTGGCTATGAATCGGCAAAGTGGATGGGTCGTTGCCCGGGTTGCGGGGAATGGAATACGATGGAAGAGGAAGTCGAAGTAGCCGTCCAAAAAGGTCCGCGTGGCGCATTTCAGCATACGGAGGGTGTTCGTCAAAAGGCGCTGCCTATTAGTTCAATTGAGATGATAGAAGAACCGAGAATTGGCACAGACTTGGAAGAGTTCAACCGCGTTCTAGGCGGAGGAATTGTCCCAGGTTCACTCATTCTAATCGGTGGAGATCCGGGTATCGGAAAGTCGACACTTCTTCTTCAAGTATCTTCACTGCTCGCAAATAAAGGGCAACGTGTTCTTTATATTTCAGGTGAGGAGTCAATTCGTCAAACGAAGCTGCGTGCAGAACGGCTTGGCGTAAAATCAGACGAACTCTATATTTATGCAGAAACAGATTTGGGATTAATTCATGAAACGATAGCCGACGTAAAACCGACGTTTGTTGTCGTCGATTCAATCCAGACTGTTCATCACCCCGAAGTGGCGTCAGCACCGGGAAGTGTATCTCAGGTTCGCGAATGTACTGCTCAGCTGATGCGCATTGCAAAAACGCAAAACATCGCGATTTTCCTTGTTGGCCACGTAACAAAAGACGGACAGATTGCGGGACCGCGGTTACTTGAACATATGGTAGACACAGTTCTTTATTTTGAAGGGGAGCGTCACCATACGTACCGGATTTTGCGTAGCGTGAAAAATAGATTTGGTTCGACAAATGAAATTGCTATTTTTGAAATGCTACAGTCTGGTTTGAAAGAAGTGCTTAATCCGTCGGAGCTGTTCCTGCGGGAAAGGTCTCAGGGCGGGGCCGGTTCAACGGTTGTCGCATCGATGGAGGGAACGCGACCGATTCTTGTTGAAATTCAAGCATTGGTTACGCCGTCGAGCTTTAACTATCCGAAGCGAATGGCAACAGGACTTGACCAAAACCGCGTTTCGCTGTTAATGGCCGTGCTTGAGAAACGTATGGGAATGCTGCTGCAAGCTCAGGATGCTTATATAAAAGTAGCTGGCGGCGTGAAGTTGGATGAGCCAGCAATAGACCTGGCAGTGCTTATGAGCATCGTCTCTAGCTATCGTGACTTGGCGGCTGGTTTGTCTGACTGCTTCATCGGTGAAGTCGGATTGACGGGTGAAGTACGACGAGTGTCTCGAATTGAACAGCGTGTCACCGAAGCGGCAAAACTCGGTTTTGAGCGTGCGATTATTCCTGCTTCGAATATTGGCGGCTGGGAATACCCGAAAGGTATCCGTGTAATTGGCGTTGAAACAGTTAGTGATGCGCTAAAAATTGCTTTTTCAAATTGA
- the ispF gene encoding 2-C-methyl-D-erythritol 2,4-cyclodiphosphate synthase, with protein MIRIGQGFDVHKFETGRPLIIGGITIPHDRGLTGHSDADVLLHTITDAALGAIAEGDIGRHFPDTEAEFKDADSAVLLEKIWALVEEKGYKLGNIDCTIIAQKPKMAPYIEVIRGRIAELLKADVSQVNVKATTTEQLGFTGREEGIASMATILLIKA; from the coding sequence ATGATTCGGATAGGACAAGGTTTTGATGTGCATAAATTTGAAACAGGGCGCCCACTTATCATTGGTGGCATAACGATACCGCATGACAGAGGACTGACGGGGCATTCTGATGCGGATGTACTTTTACATACAATTACCGACGCAGCGCTTGGTGCAATCGCTGAAGGGGATATCGGACGTCATTTTCCGGATACAGAGGCGGAATTCAAAGACGCTGATTCTGCGGTGCTATTAGAAAAGATATGGGCACTTGTAGAAGAAAAAGGGTATAAACTTGGGAATATTGACTGTACGATTATCGCGCAAAAGCCGAAAATGGCGCCTTATATTGAAGTGATTCGTGGACGTATTGCAGAATTATTGAAAGCGGACGTCTCGCAAGTAAATGTGAAAGCAACGACAACAGAACAATTAGGATTCACTGGAAGAGAAGAAGGAATTGCTTCCATGGCGACGATTCTGCTCATTAAGGCGTAA
- the gltX gene encoding glutamate--tRNA ligase, translating into MTSEVRVRYAPSPTGHLHIGGARTALFNYLFARHHGGKFIVRIEDTDIERNIEAGELSQLENLKWLGIDYDESVDIGGPYGPYRQMERLDLYTKYGQEVLESGNAYKCFCTSDELEAERETQKSAGIAAPMYGGKCRNLSTEEVAEKEAAGLSHTIRMRVPENATYKFEDLVRGAVSFESKDVGDWVLVKANGIPTYNFAVVIDDHLMKISHVFRGEEHLTNTPKQLMIFDVFGWQYPQFGHMTLIVNEDRKKLSKRDESIIQFISQYKDLGYLPEAMFNFFALLGWSPGGEEEIFTHEELIKMFDESRLSKSPSMFDKQKLTWTNNQYVKKMSLEEVIDFALPHLQDAGLINKEMTESEAAWAHDLIALYQDQLSFGAEIIELSAQFFDHEIEYDEESQAVLAGEQVPEVMASFKEKLETLETFDAPSIKDAIKAVQKETGHKGKNLFMPIRVVTTGQMHGPELQASIALIGKEKSIERVAKYAKQ; encoded by the coding sequence ATGACTTCAGAAGTACGCGTACGTTATGCACCAAGTCCAACAGGCCATTTACATATTGGGGGAGCACGGACGGCGCTTTTTAATTATCTTTTCGCACGTCACCATGGCGGGAAATTCATTGTACGAATTGAAGATACAGATATTGAACGAAATATCGAAGCGGGGGAACTTTCCCAACTTGAAAACTTAAAATGGCTTGGTATAGATTACGATGAATCAGTCGACATCGGTGGTCCATACGGTCCCTACCGCCAAATGGAGCGTCTTGACCTTTATACGAAATATGGTCAAGAGGTGTTGGAAAGCGGTAATGCTTACAAATGTTTCTGTACATCAGATGAACTAGAAGCAGAGCGCGAAACGCAGAAATCAGCTGGAATCGCTGCGCCGATGTATGGCGGTAAATGTCGTAATCTGAGTACAGAAGAAGTTGCAGAAAAGGAAGCTGCCGGACTTTCACATACAATTCGCATGCGTGTACCAGAAAATGCCACATATAAATTCGAGGACCTTGTTCGTGGCGCGGTATCATTCGAATCGAAAGACGTAGGCGACTGGGTTCTTGTAAAAGCCAATGGTATACCTACTTATAACTTTGCTGTTGTTATCGATGATCATTTAATGAAAATCTCCCACGTATTCCGTGGTGAAGAACATTTGACGAATACACCGAAACAACTGATGATATTTGACGTCTTTGGTTGGCAGTATCCGCAATTTGGACATATGACACTGATCGTTAATGAAGACCGTAAAAAACTTTCTAAACGTGACGAATCGATTATTCAATTCATCTCACAATACAAAGATCTTGGGTATTTACCAGAAGCAATGTTCAATTTCTTCGCGCTACTTGGTTGGTCTCCAGGTGGGGAAGAGGAGATTTTCACGCACGAGGAATTGATCAAGATGTTCGACGAAAGCCGTCTATCTAAATCACCTTCCATGTTTGATAAACAGAAATTGACGTGGACGAATAACCAGTATGTGAAAAAGATGAGCCTTGAAGAAGTAATTGATTTCGCATTACCGCATCTTCAAGATGCAGGTCTAATCAATAAAGAGATGACTGAATCAGAAGCTGCATGGGCACATGACTTAATCGCTCTTTATCAGGATCAGCTAAGCTTTGGTGCGGAAATTATTGAATTATCTGCCCAGTTTTTCGATCATGAGATTGAATATGATGAAGAATCCCAAGCTGTACTTGCAGGGGAGCAAGTTCCTGAGGTAATGGCTTCATTCAAAGAGAAATTGGAAACACTTGAAACATTCGATGCGCCGTCGATTAAAGACGCTATTAAAGCAGTCCAGAAGGAAACTGGTCATAAAGGGAAAAACCTCTTTATGCCGATTCGAGTTGTGACAACTGGTCAAATGCATGGACCTGAATTACAGGCGTCTATTGCTTTAATCGGTAAAGAAAAGTCCATTGAACGAGTCGCTAAATACGCAAAACAATAA
- a CDS encoding NYN domain-containing protein — protein sequence MKTDILLVDGYNVIGAWEELGEMKREKLADARDRLIERMAEYKAHTGWRVIIVFDAHLVPGIEKKKRHHNVEIVFTREKETADERIEKLVSELRGRRVQIHVATSDLTEQWVIFAHGALRKSARELELEVNKIEDLISVKVKDIQGRQPLSRIPLTDEVAEIFEKWRRGMK from the coding sequence ATGAAAACAGATATACTCCTAGTCGATGGCTACAATGTCATCGGCGCATGGGAGGAACTAGGCGAGATGAAGCGGGAAAAGCTAGCGGATGCACGTGACCGCCTGATCGAACGAATGGCGGAGTATAAAGCGCATACTGGGTGGCGGGTCATTATTGTTTTTGATGCGCATCTTGTACCGGGGATTGAAAAAAAGAAACGGCATCACAATGTAGAAATTGTCTTTACTCGGGAAAAGGAAACAGCCGATGAAAGAATTGAAAAGCTTGTCTCTGAATTGAGAGGGCGACGCGTACAAATTCATGTAGCTACATCGGATTTGACAGAACAATGGGTCATTTTTGCACATGGAGCACTTCGAAAGTCAGCTCGCGAGCTAGAACTTGAAGTAAATAAAATAGAGGATCTTATTTCGGTGAAAGTGAAGGATATCCAAGGGCGGCAGCCGCTTTCACGAATCCCTTTAACTGACGAAGTTGCTGAAATATTTGAAAAATGGCGACGTGGAATGAAATGA
- the ispD gene encoding 2-C-methyl-D-erythritol 4-phosphate cytidylyltransferase, translated as MNYTVMMPAAGSGQRMGAGYNKLFLKLHDKPILIHTLEVFEGDPACDGVILAVKPEERMQIQSMLEQFAITKVVAMVDGGGERQDSVAACMNVHDKGGIVLVHDAARPFIRRTIIGELVKVANEHGAGIVGVRAKDTMKYAEGGIVEETVDRGRLWIIQTPQAFRYTLLKEASDEARAQGFLGTDESMLVERFGKPVRIVEGTYDNVKMTTQEDLVFGEILLGKR; from the coding sequence TTGAACTATACAGTTATGATGCCGGCAGCCGGAAGCGGTCAACGAATGGGCGCAGGCTACAATAAACTTTTTTTGAAATTACATGACAAACCAATTCTTATTCATACACTTGAAGTGTTCGAAGGAGATCCTGCATGTGACGGGGTCATCCTTGCGGTAAAACCGGAAGAACGTATGCAAATCCAGTCAATGCTCGAACAGTTTGCCATTACGAAAGTAGTAGCAATGGTAGACGGTGGTGGAGAGCGGCAAGATAGTGTGGCGGCGTGTATGAACGTGCATGACAAGGGTGGCATTGTTCTTGTCCATGATGCTGCAAGGCCATTCATACGCCGGACAATCATAGGTGAACTTGTTAAAGTGGCTAACGAGCATGGTGCAGGAATCGTAGGCGTCCGGGCAAAAGATACGATGAAATATGCAGAGGGTGGCATTGTCGAGGAGACGGTGGACCGAGGTAGGTTATGGATCATTCAGACGCCTCAAGCATTTCGATATACATTGCTGAAAGAAGCGTCTGACGAAGCGCGAGCGCAAGGTTTTCTGGGTACGGATGAATCGATGTTGGTCGAACGTTTTGGCAAACCTGTTCGAATCGTTGAAGGTACGTATGACAATGTGAAGATGACAACGCAGGAAGACCTCGTTTTCGGTGAGATTTTATTGGGAAAAAGATAG